The window CAGCTCCAGCTTCTCCACCAGCTCCGGGGGAATCCCCGAGGACGCCGGCCCCAGGGGACCGCCCCGGGTGCGAACGATGTGCACGGAGCGCTCGCTCCCGGAGCCCTTCTCCGCGTTGACCGTCACCACCGTCTGCTTGTCCTGCGCGAAGGCGGGCACGGCGCCGAGGATTCCGAGGACACACCACAGGTTCTTCATCATGGTTCCACTCTCCTTGAGACAGACTGTTGAGACAGACTGCGTTTCACTGCGACCGCGACGGATGGATGACCCGGAGGGCCGTCCGGAAGGGCTCGGCGTCGAGCGCCGTGGAGTCCGGCGGACGCACCCAGGTGGCGAGCAGGCCGAAGGCGGCGTACGTCCTGTCCTCGACGGCCGGACGGGTGCGCGTGTAGCCGTCCACCTCTCGCACCAGGGACTCCAGCTCGAAGTCCCCCTGGGCCCCCGGGGGGCCTTCCCCGGTGCTCGCGATGGGCTCGACGCCCAGGACGCCCTCGAGCGGCGCGCCTGGCGGCGGCACGTGCTCCGGAGCCTCGTCTCGCACCGAGAGGGCGAAGGCCAGGAGCGCCACGGCGCAAGTGGAACCCGCGCCGGCCACCCACCGGCGGCGGTACTGGCGGCGGCGCACCTCCCCGTGGATGGCCTCGGGCGCGAAGGCGGGAGGAAGGGGCGGCTCGGCAAGCCGCAGCCGCCTCGCGGAGGAATGGAAGCGGGCGAGCGCGCGGCAGTCCTCGCAGTGCTCCAGGTGGGCCTGGAACCCCGGAGGCCGGGGCAGTTGCTCGTCCACGAGGGCCGCGGCGAAGTCCTGGCAGCTCATGGGGTGTCTCCTCGCAGCGCGTCCGCGGCCTTGAGCTTCTGGAGCGCCCGGTAGAGGTGGATGCGGACCGTGCCGCGGGTGATGTTCATGGCGTCGGCGATGGCATCGAGGTCGAGCCCCTCGAGGTAGCGCAGGGAGAAGGCCGTGGCCTGCTGGGCCGGCAGCGTGCGCAAGGCCCGGCCGAACGCGTGCCATCGCTCGGCGCCCGTGAAGGACTCCTCGGGGGAAGGCGGGGCGGAGGGACCCAGGTCCAACGCCTCGCGCAGCACGTGCCAGACCCGCCGCCGGCGCAGGAGGCCCATCGCGCGCGAGACGAGGATGCGCCGCAGCCAGGCCGGGCCCGCCCGGGGATCCCTCAAGGTGTGACGTTTCTCGTAGGCGTCGGCCAGGGCGGACTGCACCAGGTCCCTCGCCTCCTCGCCTTCCCAGACGAGCCGGCGGGCCAGCCTCAGGAGCGCGGCCTGTTCACCCAGGACGAGCGCGTCGAAGTCGAGGGCGAGTCCCCTCTCTCCTCCCGGCGTCTCCTGGATGATGGCTGTGTCCTTCACGGTGGGACCTCGCGACTCGGTATCCACATGAGAGGACGCGGGAGCCGCCCGGGCGGCATACCGCTGATTTTCTCCCCGATTTTTTTCTCCGCCGGGGACCCCCGTCCCGGAGCGTTGGACGGGGGGCGAGCCCTCAGCTCGCGACGGGGCGCATCAACCGGACCGCGAGCTGGTTGTAGTGGTCACGCTTCTCGGTGTCTCCGAGGTGCGCCCAGACCTCGGCCAGCGCGCGCGCCGCGTCCGTCCCGCCCGGGTTCAGCTCCAGCGCCACTTCCAGCACATGGCGCGCGTGCCGGTAGCGCGCCTTGCCCGTCAGACCGATTCCCCGGGTGCGCTGCTTGCCCGACTCCTTCAGCAGCGCCTCGCCCAGCTGGGTGATTTCCACCGCCGTCCCCGCGCGCCACCCCTCCTCGGGGTTGAGCAGCTGGGCCTGCTCCAGCAGGGACCGGGCCGCTTCGGGCTCGTCCAGCTCGAGCTGGCAGAGCGCCGCGTTGCGGTAGTGCTCGGCCGTCTCGGGATCCAGATCGATGGCGCGCTCGAAGCATTTGAGCGCCTCGCGCGGCCGGCCCAGGCTGGTGAGCACGGAGCCCTTGGCGCTGAGCGCCAGCACATGGTGGGGATCCTGGGCCAATACCCGATTGAATACCTGGAGAGCGGCCTCGTGGCGGCCGGCGATCGAATGACTGACACCCTCGTTGAACGCCGCTAGCAAAGTGGACATATGGCCCCTTCCCGCCGGCTTCGCGTTCCCCCGCCCGCGCAGCCGGCAACGGTCTGAAACAAACGAAACCCGTAGCCTGACAGCATCGAGCCCCGGAAGAGAACCCGGTCCATACGCGTCGTAACGTTTCGGTGAAACCAGACCCCGTCATCCTGGATCTGACCTTCACCCAGCGGAAAGCCCACCTTCTGTGCTGAACGGCTGAACGGCTGAACGCGCAAAGAAGTCGATGGACTTCAGCCGGCGCGGTCCGCCAGCAGCACCGAGAAGCCCGCGACGAAGTCCGGGTAGCGTGGCCGCCAGCCGAGGGCCTTGAGGCGGGCATTGGAGATGGCCCGATCTCCTCGGAGCGAGGGGTGCAGCGAGGCCAAGGGCACCGTGGGGGGTGGAGGCACGCCCAGCCGCGCGCACAGCCAGCCCAGGGTTTCCGCCTGGGTGGCGGGCCGGTCATCCGCCACGCAATACGTCGCACCGGGAGTGCCCCGCTCCAACACCACGCGCAGGGCCTCCACCAGGTCGTCCACGTGCACCCGCGAGATGCGGCCTCCCCCACTCTCGGGGATGCGGGCCGTCCCGGCGAGCACGCGCTCGTGCATGCCCCGGCCGGGACCATAGATGCCCGCGATGCGCAGGGCGATGCCCCCGAGCGGCCGGTAGCCGGCCTCCGCGTCGAGCCGTCCCCGGGCGTTGGGCGCCTCGGGCTGCACCGGGGTGTCCTCGTCCACGTGTCCCCGCGCGCTCCCGTAGACGCCCGTGGAGGAGAGATAGACGAGGCGCGAGGGGCGCGCCCGCGTGAGCGCCTCGGCCAGGGACGCGTCGAGGCCCGCGTCGGGAGGAATGGAGATGACCACCTCGGCCCCCGCCGCCGAGGCCACGGCCTCCTCCAGGGACACGAGCGCGACGCCCGCGCGCGCCAGGCGCTCCCGGCGGCCGGGGTCGCGCGTCACCGCCCGCACGGGGCGCCCGCGCGGCGCCTCCACGAGCGCCAGCCGCGTCAACGTGTCACCACATCCGAGCAGGACGAGAGGGTTCATGAGGGCCGAGTCCACGCGCCCCCCTTCGAGCGGCACTTCGCGGCCGGCAAGCGGAGTTTGCGCCAATGTCCGAAAACAGATGTTTTCTCCGGGCGCCCCCACCGGCCTGCTCCGTATGAAGCCTGCCCATGGCAACCTGGACTCCCCCCGTGAATCCCCCATGAAGACCACGCTCGCCGCCCGCCGGGTCAAAAGCCGGGTCTTCTTCGTCTCCGCCGCGATCATCCTCGTGACCTCACTGGCCCAGTGCGCGCTCCGCGGCTTCGGCTCGGCGGAGGTGAGGCAGATGGTGCTCGTCCATCTCTCCTGGGTCGCCAGCTTCGTCCTGCTGGGCGTGGGGGTGCGCTCGGGGCACATGACGCCGGGGACGCCCGGACCCATGTCCGGGCTGGCGTGCCTGGTGTCCCTGACCCAGCTCACCCTGCTGACCGGAGGGGTCGAGAGCCCCTACCTCGTGACGCTCGTGTCCGTGCCGCTCCTGGTGTCGATGTTCACGCCGGACCTCTGGCTGCCGACGCTGGTGTCGCTCGTGGCGATGTTGGGGGCGCTCCTGGTGATCAACCTCCTCGAGGGCCTCCCACCGCGCACCTTCCTGCCCCAGATGCTCGCCTATGGAGGCATCGGCGGCATCGGGTTCTACGCGGGGAGGAGCTACCGGAAGCTGCGCCGGGCGGAGCAACTGGCGCAGGAGGAGCGGCTCCAGGCCCTGGAGCGACTGGCCGAGAGCGAACGGTTGCGGCGCCACGCCGAGAACGAACGCGCGGACATGGAGCGGCTGATGATGGTGGGGCAGCTCGCGGCCGGCGTGGCGCACGAGGTGAACAACCCCCTGGCCTTCGTGAAGTCCAACCTGCACTACCTGCAGCGCGCGCTGACGAGCACGGACAGGCCCGCCGACGTGGCGGAGCTGCACGAGCTGCTGGACGAGACGCACCAGGGCGTGCTGCGCATCCAGCGGATCATCACGGACTTGAGGCAGTACTCGCACCCCATGGGCACCCCCGAGCAGGAGGGCTCTCCCCGCGCGGCCATGGAGGAGGCCCGGCGGCTGGCCCTGTCGCGGCTGCACTCGCACAGCGAGGTGGTGTTGGACGTTCCCGAGGTGCTGCCCAACGTCCGGCTGGGGCAACGCTACCTGATGCAGGTGCTGCTCAACCTGCTGCTCCACGCGGCACGGGCGCTGGAGGAGACCGATCCCGAGCGCCCCGCCCGCATCCTCTTGAAGGCCTGGCGGACCGCCCACGACGTCCAGGTGGTGGTGGAGGACAACGGGCCGGGGATACCCCAGGACATGCTGCCCCGGCTCTTCGACCCCTTCTTCACCCCCCCGTGTTCCACGAAGGGTGCGGGCCTGGGGCTCGCCCTTTGCCGGGAGTACGTGCTCCGGGTGGGCGGAACGCTCACCGCGGAAAACCGCCCCGAGGGCGGCGCCCGGTTCATTCTCACCTTGAACCAGTCCTCCGCGTCCTGCTCTCCGAGCCGAGAGACCTGAGCCGGAGGCGGTGCTACAAGCAGCCGCAACGTGAACACCCCTTCCGATACCATCCCCACTTTCGAACAACTGGGCCTGGATGCCCCACTCGTGGAGGCGCTCAGCGCACTCGGCTACGAGGAGCCCACGCCCATCCAGCGCGCCGCCCTGCCCCCGTTGATCGCCGGCAAGGATCTGCTGGGCATCGCCGCCACGGGAACGGGAAAGACCGCCGCCTTCTCCCTGCCGCTCTTGCAGCGGCTCACCCCGGGCCAGCGCGCGCCCTTCTCCACCTCCGCGCTCGTGCTCGTGCCCACGCGCGAGCTGGCCATGCAGGTGGCCGAGGCCATCCACCGCTATGGCCAGAAGATGGGCGTGAGCGTGCTGCCGCTCTACGGCGGCCAGCCCATCGGCCAGCAGCTGCGCGTGCTCAAGCGCGGCGTGGACGTGGTCGTCGCCACGCCCGGTCGCGCGTTGGATCACCTCAAGCGCCAGTCGCTCCTGCTCGACTCGCTGCGCACCGTGGTGCTCGACGAGGCCGACGAGATGCTCGACATGGGCTTCGCCGAGGACCTGGAAGCCATCCTCGAGGCCACCCCCCAGGAGCGGCAGACGGCGCTCTTCTCCGCCACCCTGCCCCCGCGCATCGCCTCCATCGCCGAGCGGCACCTGCACGCGCCCGTGCACGTGAAGATCGCCAAGGAGAAGCTGCCCGCCGGCACCGGGCCCCGCGTGCGCCAGGTGGCCTACATCGTCCCGCGCCCCTTCAAGGCCGCCACGCTCGGGCGCGTGCTGGACGTGGAGGCGCCCACCGCCGCCATCGTCTTCTGCCGCACGCGCACCGAGGTGGATGAGCTCACCGTGTCGCTCAACGGCCGGGGCTGGCGCGCCCAGGCGCTCCACGGCGGCATGGACCAGACCCAGCGCGACCGCGTGCTCAAGCAGTTCAAGAGCCACGCGGTGGAGCTGCTCATCGCCACGGACGTGGCCGCGCGCGGACTGGACATCGAGAAGCTGTCCCACGTCGTCAACTACGACGTGCCCAACGCCCCCGAGGCGTACGTGCACCGCATCGGCCGCACGGGCCGCGCCGGACGCGAGGGCGTGGCCATCACCCTCGCCGAGCCCCGCGAGCACCGCCTGCTGCGCAACATCGAGAAGCTCACCGGCCAGAAGATAGAGCTGGCCACCGTGCCCACCGTGGCCGACCTGCGCGCGCGCCGGCTGGAGCTCGTGCGCGCCTCCCTGCGCGAGGCGCTCGTCGCGGGCGAACTCGACTCCTACCGCTCCGTCGTGGAGAGCCTCGCCTCCGAGTTCGACCTGGTGGACGTGGCGGCCGCCGCGGTGAAGCTGCTCCACGACGCGCAGGTGGATGGCCAGAGCGAAGAGGAGGAGGAGATCCCCCTGATGGCCCCGCCGTCGGACAAGGGCCCGCGCGCGCCCCGAGGCCCCCGCTCCGGCGAGCGCCCCGAGCCTGGCTCCCGGCCGGACGCGCCCCGCAGCGCCAAGCGCCGCGCGCCGCCCGACGCATCCTTCGACATGGCGCGGCTGTTCATCGGCGTGGGCCGACAGGCCGGCGTGCGGCCCTCGGATCTCGTGGGCGCCATCGCGGGCGAGGCGGGCGTGGAAGGCAAGCGCATCGGCGCCATCCAGATTGGTGACAACTACTCGCTCGTCGAGGTCCCCGAATCCCTCGCGGATCAAGTCGTCGCCGCGTTGCGTCAGACCACGCTGCGCGGCCGCAAGGCGCAGGTGCGCCGCGATCGGGGCTGAACGCTCATCCGCTGAACTCTCGTCACCTGAGAGAAGCGAGCTCGAGGTGAATCCTCTTGGATCAGGCTGCGAGGATTTGATGGACTGAGGGTGTCGAAGTCCGACACCTCGCCTCACAGTTCCCCCGACCGCCCCGACATGCGCTCCGCGTGTGTCGTGGCGCCTGTTCCCGGAGTCGCCACATGAAAATATCATTCGCTGCCCGCACCGCTTTCGCGGGGCTCGGAGTGTTGCTGGGTTCTGGCACTGCCCTGGCCGCCACCACGCTGACGATTGGCACCGTCAACAACGGTGACATGGTCCGCATGCAGGCACTGTCGAAGACCTATACGGAGCAGCATCCCGACGTGGAGCTGCGCTGGGTGGTGCTCGAGGAGAACACGCTGCGCCAGCGGCTCACCACGGACATCACCACCGGGGGCGGACAGTTCGACGTCATCACCATCGGGGCGTACGAGGCGCCCATGTGGGGGCGCAAGGACTGGCTCACGCCGCTGGAGAAGTTCTCGCCCACGTATGACGTGGACGACCTCATGCCCAACGTGCGCAAGCAGTTGAGCGTGGACGGCAAGCTGCGCGCGCTGCCCTTCTACTCCGAGGGCTCCATCACCTACTACCGCACGGACTTGTTCGCGGCCAAGGGCCTGAAGATGCCCGAGGAGCCCACCTGGACGGAGATCCGCGGCTTCGCGGAGAAGCTGCACGATCCCTCCAAGAACGTGTACGGCATCTGTCTGCGCGGCAAGGCGGGCTGGGGCGAGAACATGGCGCTCGTCACCACCATCGTGAACGCCTACGGCGGCCGCTGGTTCGACGAGAAGTGGCAGCCCCAGCTCGACTCGCCCGAGTGGAGCCAGGCGGTGAACTTCTACGTGGACCTGCTGAGCAAGTTCGGCCCGCCGGGACCGAGCAGCAACGGGTTCAACGAGAACCTCACGCTGTTCAACGCGGGCAAGTGCGCCATGTGGGTGGACGCGAGCGTGGCG is drawn from Cystobacter fuscus DSM 2262 and contains these coding sequences:
- a CDS encoding RNA polymerase sigma factor, which translates into the protein MKDTAIIQETPGGERGLALDFDALVLGEQAALLRLARRLVWEGEEARDLVQSALADAYEKRHTLRDPRAGPAWLRRILVSRAMGLLRRRRVWHVLREALDLGPSAPPSPEESFTGAERWHAFGRALRTLPAQQATAFSLRYLEGLDLDAIADAMNITRGTVRIHLYRALQKLKAADALRGDTP
- a CDS encoding tetratricopeptide repeat protein — its product is MSTLLAAFNEGVSHSIAGRHEAALQVFNRVLAQDPHHVLALSAKGSVLTSLGRPREALKCFERAIDLDPETAEHYRNAALCQLELDEPEAARSLLEQAQLLNPEEGWRAGTAVEITQLGEALLKESGKQRTRGIGLTGKARYRHARHVLEVALELNPGGTDAARALAEVWAHLGDTEKRDHYNQLAVRLMRPVAS
- a CDS encoding NAD-dependent epimerase/dehydratase family protein; translated protein: MNPLVLLGCGDTLTRLALVEAPRGRPVRAVTRDPGRRERLARAGVALVSLEEAVASAAGAEVVISIPPDAGLDASLAEALTRARPSRLVYLSSTGVYGSARGHVDEDTPVQPEAPNARGRLDAEAGYRPLGGIALRIAGIYGPGRGMHERVLAGTARIPESGGGRISRVHVDDLVEALRVVLERGTPGATYCVADDRPATQAETLGWLCARLGVPPPPTVPLASLHPSLRGDRAISNARLKALGWRPRYPDFVAGFSVLLADRAG
- a CDS encoding sensor histidine kinase; translated protein: MKTTLAARRVKSRVFFVSAAIILVTSLAQCALRGFGSAEVRQMVLVHLSWVASFVLLGVGVRSGHMTPGTPGPMSGLACLVSLTQLTLLTGGVESPYLVTLVSVPLLVSMFTPDLWLPTLVSLVAMLGALLVINLLEGLPPRTFLPQMLAYGGIGGIGFYAGRSYRKLRRAEQLAQEERLQALERLAESERLRRHAENERADMERLMMVGQLAAGVAHEVNNPLAFVKSNLHYLQRALTSTDRPADVAELHELLDETHQGVLRIQRIITDLRQYSHPMGTPEQEGSPRAAMEEARRLALSRLHSHSEVVLDVPEVLPNVRLGQRYLMQVLLNLLLHAARALEETDPERPARILLKAWRTAHDVQVVVEDNGPGIPQDMLPRLFDPFFTPPCSTKGAGLGLALCREYVLRVGGTLTAENRPEGGARFILTLNQSSASCSPSRET
- a CDS encoding DEAD/DEAH box helicase; translated protein: MNTPSDTIPTFEQLGLDAPLVEALSALGYEEPTPIQRAALPPLIAGKDLLGIAATGTGKTAAFSLPLLQRLTPGQRAPFSTSALVLVPTRELAMQVAEAIHRYGQKMGVSVLPLYGGQPIGQQLRVLKRGVDVVVATPGRALDHLKRQSLLLDSLRTVVLDEADEMLDMGFAEDLEAILEATPQERQTALFSATLPPRIASIAERHLHAPVHVKIAKEKLPAGTGPRVRQVAYIVPRPFKAATLGRVLDVEAPTAAIVFCRTRTEVDELTVSLNGRGWRAQALHGGMDQTQRDRVLKQFKSHAVELLIATDVAARGLDIEKLSHVVNYDVPNAPEAYVHRIGRTGRAGREGVAITLAEPREHRLLRNIEKLTGQKIELATVPTVADLRARRLELVRASLREALVAGELDSYRSVVESLASEFDLVDVAAAAVKLLHDAQVDGQSEEEEEIPLMAPPSDKGPRAPRGPRSGERPEPGSRPDAPRSAKRRAPPDASFDMARLFIGVGRQAGVRPSDLVGAIAGEAGVEGKRIGAIQIGDNYSLVEVPESLADQVVAALRQTTLRGRKAQVRRDRG
- a CDS encoding ABC transporter substrate-binding protein, which translates into the protein MKISFAARTAFAGLGVLLGSGTALAATTLTIGTVNNGDMVRMQALSKTYTEQHPDVELRWVVLEENTLRQRLTTDITTGGGQFDVITIGAYEAPMWGRKDWLTPLEKFSPTYDVDDLMPNVRKQLSVDGKLRALPFYSEGSITYYRTDLFAAKGLKMPEEPTWTEIRGFAEKLHDPSKNVYGICLRGKAGWGENMALVTTIVNAYGGRWFDEKWQPQLDSPEWSQAVNFYVDLLSKFGPPGPSSNGFNENLTLFNAGKCAMWVDASVAGAFVTDKTQSQVPDKVGFVKAPRQVTPKGSSWLWTWALAVPKSSKQQQAAFDFIQWATSKEYANLVAKRYGISAMPPGTRLSTYANAEYMKATPFARVTQEAIQTANPDSPTLKPVPYTGVQFATIPEFQAIGTQVGKSISGALAGSSKVDAELKKLNESVQRTIKRAGYIK